In Paeniglutamicibacter kerguelensis, one genomic interval encodes:
- a CDS encoding sensor histidine kinase yields the protein MAIFTDQLRESADFGPGDEDWLHLLVGDWQLVADLAFADLVLWFPVPDGTYMALAHVRPSTSHTVFHTDFVGERIRKDLKSLVDEAWRTQAIVRSDRGTEQEEHSMLIEAVPMVRNGRTLAVISVHFDLSGSRMPSRLELTYRQCAEDLLKMCTQGLWPDFATPTGSRRGAPRVGDGFIRLDADGIVQYASPNAVSAYRRLGAADTLEGRSLSEATMGLVKDRRLIDESLPLVVSGKMPWRTEIESMGVTLSLRAIPLRDSRKRYGALVLCRDVSELRRREKELVSKDATIREIHHRVKNNLQTVAALLRMQSRRMKSEEGRQGLDQAMRRVATIAAVHETLSQGLSENVDFDELIDRQFRLIVEIASPGQKVNTERTGAFGGLPAELATPLSLVINELVTNAVEHGLADRDGTVVLDAERYRDPLGEDFLRVAISDDGVGLPPEPRQEGLGLQIVRTLVTSELSGNIYWEDRSGPGTRVVIELPVAARR from the coding sequence TTGGCCATCTTCACGGACCAACTTCGAGAGTCAGCTGATTTTGGGCCTGGAGATGAAGACTGGCTTCACCTCTTGGTGGGGGACTGGCAACTGGTCGCCGATCTGGCGTTTGCCGATCTGGTGTTGTGGTTTCCGGTCCCGGACGGGACGTACATGGCGCTTGCCCATGTGCGTCCCTCCACCTCGCACACCGTCTTCCACACGGACTTCGTGGGGGAGCGGATCCGCAAGGACCTCAAATCCCTCGTGGACGAGGCCTGGCGGACGCAGGCAATCGTTCGTTCGGACCGCGGGACGGAGCAAGAGGAGCATTCGATGCTCATCGAAGCCGTCCCGATGGTCCGCAACGGGCGCACCCTGGCAGTCATCAGCGTGCACTTCGACCTGTCGGGTTCGCGCATGCCCTCGCGCCTTGAACTGACCTACAGGCAGTGCGCCGAGGACCTGCTGAAGATGTGCACCCAGGGGCTGTGGCCGGACTTCGCCACGCCCACAGGGTCCCGCCGCGGCGCCCCGCGCGTCGGGGACGGGTTCATCCGCCTCGACGCCGACGGCATCGTCCAGTATGCGAGCCCCAACGCGGTTTCGGCCTACAGGCGGCTCGGCGCGGCGGACACCCTCGAGGGCAGGTCCCTCTCCGAGGCGACCATGGGCCTGGTGAAGGACCGCCGGCTGATCGACGAGTCCCTGCCGCTGGTGGTCTCCGGCAAGATGCCGTGGCGCACCGAAATCGAATCCATGGGCGTGACCCTGTCGCTGCGGGCCATTCCGCTGCGGGACTCAAGGAAGCGCTACGGAGCACTGGTGCTCTGCCGCGACGTGAGCGAATTGCGCCGTCGCGAGAAGGAACTGGTGTCCAAGGACGCGACGATCCGCGAGATCCACCACCGCGTGAAGAACAACCTGCAGACGGTTGCGGCACTGCTGCGCATGCAGTCGCGCCGCATGAAGTCGGAGGAGGGCCGCCAGGGCCTCGACCAGGCCATGCGCAGGGTAGCGACGATCGCCGCCGTCCACGAGACGCTCTCGCAGGGCCTGAGCGAGAACGTGGACTTCGACGAGCTCATCGACAGGCAGTTCCGGCTGATCGTGGAGATCGCCTCTCCCGGCCAGAAGGTCAACACCGAACGCACCGGCGCCTTCGGGGGTCTTCCGGCCGAGTTGGCAACGCCGCTGTCCCTGGTGATCAACGAGCTTGTCACAAACGCCGTGGAGCACGGGCTCGCGGACCGCGACGGCACCGTGGTGCTGGACGCGGAACGCTACAGGGACCCGCTGGGCGAGGACTTCCTCCGGGTCGCCATCAGCGATGACGGGGTGGGGCTCCCGCCCGAACCGCGCCAGGAGGGACTTGGCCTGCAGATCGTGCGGACCCTTGTCACCAGCGAGCTGAGCGGAAACATCTACTGGGAGGACCGGAGCGGTCCGGGGACCCGCGTGGTCATCGAACTGCCGGTGGCGGCGCGGCGCTAG